A single window of Selenomonas sputigena DNA harbors:
- a CDS encoding glycosyltransferase — protein sequence MREKKLAFFVRKSDEVCYSACLESLQALHLPAGYEAELFTLAAESPYAAQANKALTLSDAKYKIYINDDVRLVRSQLIEELLTVFKDASIGMVGVLGSQSLPRDGNVLESDYKRGVVYVPTGRELSEMRFGEVSEEETADVRFVLPSFFATQMDLPWDEEYETQYYALLAQCRSFEEIGSRIVTSLAKEAWCAYQSRDISFDAEEADHAKFFARYHPYLDLAETEGTQAVLYACGEGTTLPSWRDFSHPEGIVVGRDTHVHRTASCGFALSNFAGRPKLLLGDHCTIGAGSTITALYGIRLENNVTVAENVHIKDYAYDETVIGLSLEAQMDSSEGGGIRIESGVRIEEGVRIKGAVQIGRGSFIRAGSTVCGNIPAYCIVAGSPARVVKAFSLKERKWLPVANEQVLARLLAERKVAAPLLTFAIITYNRCEYLRKSLDCVLRQLGNDDLVEILVSDNASTDDTKDFVEEMQKTYRNLRYHRNEMNVGAEANIHVAIRKSRGEYVLVAGDDDYFTDGSLLAVLGRLLQHRGRAIFHLRRAHEPYRVHTGSGITEYVHMVGYHMTWITSTIMRRDIYARIKEPQKYDATRIPQVYLQMEMLKQEPDFAVIAAPFMRLGSGEHTTSGFNFVEVFIKNYFDLLKTAGEIPPTVLSEEKKRLMEECIYFQCERIKAQQLQISLDGLFDIVREYYGSESFYPQVAANLRRILQK from the coding sequence ATGAGGGAAAAGAAACTTGCGTTCTTCGTACGCAAGTCGGATGAAGTGTGCTATAGCGCCTGCTTGGAATCGCTGCAGGCGCTTCATCTGCCCGCAGGATATGAGGCGGAACTTTTCACGTTGGCAGCGGAAAGTCCGTATGCTGCGCAGGCGAACAAAGCGTTGACGCTTTCGGATGCCAAGTACAAGATCTATATCAACGATGATGTGCGTCTTGTCCGATCGCAGTTGATCGAGGAATTGCTGACAGTTTTCAAGGATGCCTCCATCGGTATGGTCGGAGTGTTGGGAAGTCAGTCCCTGCCTCGCGATGGCAATGTGCTGGAATCGGACTACAAGCGGGGCGTTGTCTATGTGCCGACGGGACGAGAACTATCCGAGATGCGATTCGGAGAAGTTTCGGAAGAAGAGACAGCGGATGTCCGCTTCGTTCTGCCCTCATTCTTTGCGACGCAGATGGATTTGCCGTGGGATGAAGAGTATGAAACACAATATTATGCCTTGCTGGCACAGTGCCGAAGCTTTGAGGAAATCGGAAGTCGGATTGTGACGTCCTTGGCAAAGGAGGCTTGGTGCGCCTATCAGTCACGAGATATCTCCTTCGATGCCGAAGAAGCGGATCACGCGAAATTTTTTGCAAGATATCATCCTTATCTGGATCTTGCGGAGACGGAGGGAACGCAGGCTGTTTTGTATGCGTGCGGCGAGGGAACGACGCTTCCATCTTGGCGAGATTTTTCCCATCCTGAGGGCATTGTTGTCGGACGCGATACACATGTGCATCGGACGGCGAGCTGCGGCTTTGCCCTGTCGAATTTTGCCGGTCGCCCCAAGCTCCTTCTTGGTGATCATTGTACAATTGGTGCCGGCAGCACGATCACGGCGCTCTATGGCATCCGATTGGAAAACAATGTGACAGTGGCGGAGAATGTCCACATCAAGGACTATGCTTACGATGAGACGGTGATTGGCCTTTCCCTCGAAGCGCAGATGGATTCGAGCGAGGGAGGCGGCATTCGGATTGAAAGCGGCGTGCGGATCGAGGAAGGGGTTCGGATCAAGGGCGCCGTGCAGATCGGACGCGGCAGTTTCATACGGGCGGGCAGCACCGTGTGTGGGAATATCCCTGCTTATTGCATAGTAGCGGGGAGTCCTGCACGCGTCGTCAAAGCATTTTCCTTGAAAGAACGGAAATGGCTTCCTGTGGCGAATGAACAAGTATTGGCACGACTGCTCGCAGAACGTAAGGTAGCAGCGCCGCTTCTGACGTTTGCCATTATTACGTACAACCGCTGTGAATACTTGCGGAAATCTCTGGACTGTGTTTTACGACAGTTGGGAAACGATGATCTGGTGGAAATCCTTGTTTCGGACAATGCATCGACAGATGATACGAAAGATTTTGTCGAAGAGATGCAAAAGACGTACAGGAATCTGCGTTACCATCGCAACGAAATGAATGTCGGTGCGGAAGCAAATATTCACGTGGCTATCAGAAAGAGCCGCGGCGAGTATGTGCTTGTTGCAGGAGATGACGATTATTTCACCGATGGGTCTTTGCTTGCCGTGCTCGGAAGGCTTCTCCAACACCGAGGGAGAGCGATCTTTCATCTGAGAAGGGCGCATGAGCCGTATCGCGTGCATACAGGAAGCGGAATCACGGAGTACGTTCATATGGTTGGCTATCATATGACGTGGATTACGAGCACCATCATGCGGCGAGACATTTATGCGCGGATCAAAGAGCCGCAGAAGTATGATGCTACGCGCATCCCTCAGGTATACTTGCAAATGGAGATGCTGAAGCAGGAGCCGGACTTCGCTGTCATTGCGGCGCCTTTCATGCGTTTGGGGTCGGGTGAGCATACGACGTCGGGGTTCAACTTTGTCGAAGTGTTCATCAAGAATTATTTTGATCTGCTCAAAACGGCGGGGGAGATTCCGCCGACGGTTCTGTCAGAAGAAAAAAAGAGGCTGATGGAAGAATGCATATATTTTCAATGCGAAAGAATCAAGGCGCAGCAGCTGCAGATTTCCTTGGATGGACTTTTTGATATCGTTCGAGAGTATTATGGCAGCGAATCGTTCTATCCGCAAGTTGCTGCAAATCTCAGACGTATCCTGCAGAAATAA